Part of the Cardiobacteriaceae bacterium TAE3-ERU3 genome, CCACGGCCAAGCGCTGAACAAAGACGAACAAGCACTCGGTGCAGCCATCATCGAAGCCGCCGAACCAGACAGCAGCCAATTCAACAAAGGTGCGAATGAAGATTATCGTGCACAACTCAATGCCGACCCTGTTCTCAGCGCCCTGCACCCCTACCTTGAAGCAGACAAAGCCATCGGAGAAGCCATTGAACGCATACGCGCACACAGCGCCACCACCAATGCAGAACACGTTCGCGAGCAACTGCCACAAACCTTACGCCACAGCCGCGAGACTACCTACGGTGAACTGCTTGCCACCCTCAACCGGACCCTTGCCAGCGAAAAAGACGCACGCCTCGCGCACTATCTCGCACACCGCTACCCCGTCATCCTCATCGACGAAGCACAAGACCTCAATGCCGAGCAAACCCGCCTCATCGAGCAAGTGTATTTCCGCAGCGACAGCCATGCCGATGGAAAACATTTCCTGCTCCTCGTCGGCGACCCCAAGCAGGCCATCTACCGCTTTCGTGGTAGCGACGTCGATAACTACCGTCATCTGCGCAGCCTAATCACCAACCACTACAACCTCGACACCAACTTCCGCTCCGCACACAACCTCGTCAGCGCGCTCAACTACAGCTACCCCACAGAGCAACCCAACCTACTCGGCACAGACATCACCTACCACCCGATGCAAAGCAATGCCACAGCCGATAGCCCGCGCCCAATCCGCCTACGCCACGGTGGCAATATTCCTGATCCACTCATTTGGTTCGACGTCGACAGTGCCGGTGAAGAACCTAAGCACATCCTGGAGCTGATTCAAAACCTTACCAGTAAAAACAGTGCATTCGTCTGCCACGACCCCGATCTCGGCGGCGCTCGCCCCATCCGTTGTAGCGACATTATGGTACTCGCACGCGGTAACAGCATCCTCGACGACATCGAACACATCCTCAACCAGCAGCACATCGCCACCGAGCGCCAAGCGGACAAAAACCTCTTTGCCCAGCCCATCGCCGCCGAACTATATACTTTGATGCTTGCCATCCTCGACCCACAACACAGCGGCAAGACCCGCCGCCTACTCGCAGGCCGCCTCTACAACCTCGACAAAAACGACCTAGACAATTTTGAATCTACTGACAGCGCATGGCGCATTGGCAACTACCGTGCCGACCTCGCCCATGCTGCGCAAGATTGGCAACAATACGGGCTGCTCAGCGCCCTGCAACGCCTATTGCAAATCCCCAACCACCGCGGCCACAGCGTATGGGAAACCCTCGCAGCCCAACCCAAGCCTGACTGCTACCGCGATCTTCTCGACCTACGCGCTTTGCAGCAAGTCATCACCGAGCACAGCCGCCATCGCCGCCCCCCACAATTTATTGACTGGTGGCAACGCCAACTCAACGATCCTCCGCAGGCCGAATGGGCACAATGCCTGCCCCTCCCCGGCAGCGACGCTGTACGCCTGATGACCATCCACAAATCCAAAGGCCTGCAAGCGCCTATCGTCATTCTCGCCGGGCTCGGCTCGGGCAGCTTTAGTGGCAACAGCAGCAAACTCGGCGTACAGGCCTACCACGACAACGGCGAACTCAAGCTCGCCATTGCCCCCCAAAATGACACCATCAGCGAACAAATCAAACAGGAAAATAACGCCGAGAACCGCCGCCTTATTTACGTCGCACTGACCCGCGCTGCAGACCTTTTGTTCGTCGCCAAACGCACTAGCCGCTTTGTCGATGCTGCTGCGATGCTCGCCAAACCGGATGCTGCACACAGCTTGCACCTCAGTCACGACAGCCTCATGCAGCACCTAAACGATGACAGCCCGATTCAGTGGAGAGCCATCAGCGAGTCCACGCCTCAAAAAAATGGCCTTGAACCTTTAGCACAACCAAACAGTAGCGGCTGGCGTAAGACCAGCTTTAGTGCCCTCGCGCGTACGACCTTAAGCAGCGCCGACGACCTCGCCGTACACAGCAGCCTCGATCTTGAGCTCATTCACGAAAGCGACACCAATCCCGAGAAAGAAACCACCGACATTGCCCCGTGTTTTACCTTTCCGCGCGGCACACAGGCCGGCAGCTTCCTGCACGAAGCACTGGAAAAGATCCACGCCAATAACAGCCGTCACTGGGATATTTTCCTCACTCAGTTGTGGCAAAAGCACCACCTCACCGCCACCCACAGCGAACCTGACTTGGTCGCGCTTAAAAGCTGGATGCAAAACATCGTGCATAGCCCACTTGCCTGTGGCCTGCCGCTTGTAGAACTACCCATAGCCGATCAACAGCGCGAACTCGGCTTCAGCATCGCGCTCAACAGTAATAAATCCTTCCCCGTCGGCGACATCAATCAATTGTTTAAAACCTGGGGCAAGCCGCTCATCCTCGGCAAGCATACAAGCCTTTACCGCTACCTACGCGGTGAAATCGACCTCGTCTATCGCCACAACGGGCGCTACTACATCGTCGACTACAAATCCAACCACCTCGGCAACCACCATCAGGATTACCATCGCGACGCCATGAACCGCACCATGGACGAACACCACTACTGGCTGCAAGCCGCGCTCTACCAAGTTGCACTACACCGCCTACTCCAAGCACGCCTACCCGGCTACCAGCCCGAGCAACACCTTGGTTCAGTCGAGTATTACTTCATCCGCGCTGCACTACCCGATGACGCTGAAACCGGGCATTTACACATCGATATTCCTACCCAACTGATACTTGATTTGGATAACATACTTCACCCAGATTTAAGCAAGAAGAGCATATGAACAGAACAATTTTGAAAAATATTTATTTCCTAATCGCCGGCTTATGGACGCTGATGTGCCTTTACGGCATCTACGACACCGCAATCAAGCCAAGTAATCCTGAAGCCTACGATTTAACCCCGACGCAAATGGGCTTTGGCTTTGCGCTCACTGCTCTGCTTGCTTGGATACCGTGGCTGATCCTTTATTTGCGGCGCAAGAATCCTAAGACCGCAACTCTTGAACAAACCTTCGACCGCGTCGGCCGCGAGTTCTACAAAGAAACCCACGACAAACCCAAGCCCCGCAGCCAGCGACCAGATGAAGAAGACGACGATGACGAAGCGCGCGACAGCGACCGCCGCCACCCTCATTAAACGTCGCTCAAGTCGCGCGCTGAAACAAGGCACTGTATTGCGCCAATAATATCGAAATAGCCTGTAACTGCTCAGCGAGAACATCGTCTTTCTGACTGCCATTCAGCGCTGCAAACTGCTTTTGCCACGCCGTATCGCCATCGCTGATAATCTGCTGACCGTTGGCAATGTCCATCATCGCTGTTTCCACCACCATGCAGGCTTCACGGTCAGTATCATAAGCTGGTGACAGCCAGTCAGTAATTTGCCCACGATATGCACCCAATGCAGACAGGTGCCCAAGCAGGCGGTAATGTAGCTGAACCAGCTCAT contains:
- a CDS encoding UvrD-helicase domain-containing protein, which encodes MNNPAITIPLQGKALIEASAGTGKTWTLTGILLRLIVEAGYETRDIVATTFTRAAAAEMQRRVQARLEDYRLLMVDLITCYQEDESFFAKDGLNERINAQIEQWAADSEDGKRQQRSADPINRHLIHHTLTQSDDAIDGIIRAYRRTTLALTDIDKLFIGTLDSLCQRWLRELALESGIDQININQNSDAVTNLAHDYLRAYQQQRARDNLELFIRYCAAKPPTLTDHTDAANSALNFGNAPFVSVELPNPDPTLLTQAQAAINALGEEQIQACLQHLIAAADGKKLDGKKALKKKHLLLPNLVHNIRHGQALNKDEQALGAAIIEAAEPDSSQFNKGANEDYRAQLNADPVLSALHPYLEADKAIGEAIERIRAHSATTNAEHVREQLPQTLRHSRETTYGELLATLNRTLASEKDARLAHYLAHRYPVILIDEAQDLNAEQTRLIEQVYFRSDSHADGKHFLLLVGDPKQAIYRFRGSDVDNYRHLRSLITNHYNLDTNFRSAHNLVSALNYSYPTEQPNLLGTDITYHPMQSNATADSPRPIRLRHGGNIPDPLIWFDVDSAGEEPKHILELIQNLTSKNSAFVCHDPDLGGARPIRCSDIMVLARGNSILDDIEHILNQQHIATERQADKNLFAQPIAAELYTLMLAILDPQHSGKTRRLLAGRLYNLDKNDLDNFESTDSAWRIGNYRADLAHAAQDWQQYGLLSALQRLLQIPNHRGHSVWETLAAQPKPDCYRDLLDLRALQQVITEHSRHRRPPQFIDWWQRQLNDPPQAEWAQCLPLPGSDAVRLMTIHKSKGLQAPIVILAGLGSGSFSGNSSKLGVQAYHDNGELKLAIAPQNDTISEQIKQENNAENRRLIYVALTRAADLLFVAKRTSRFVDAAAMLAKPDAAHSLHLSHDSLMQHLNDDSPIQWRAISESTPQKNGLEPLAQPNSSGWRKTSFSALARTTLSSADDLAVHSSLDLELIHESDTNPEKETTDIAPCFTFPRGTQAGSFLHEALEKIHANNSRHWDIFLTQLWQKHHLTATHSEPDLVALKSWMQNIVHSPLACGLPLVELPIADQQRELGFSIALNSNKSFPVGDINQLFKTWGKPLILGKHTSLYRYLRGEIDLVYRHNGRYYIVDYKSNHLGNHHQDYHRDAMNRTMDEHHYWLQAALYQVALHRLLQARLPGYQPEQHLGSVEYYFIRAALPDDAETGHLHIDIPTQLILDLDNILHPDLSKKSI